A DNA window from Akkermansiaceae bacterium contains the following coding sequences:
- a CDS encoding BamA/TamA family outer membrane protein, whose product MKPLSVISLCLVCLSAIAAAKTKVTIRGAESKSEGELLFLIGGRLTHVENDTASASRADDAAFLLTQVMRKDGYADVRVTPSVVGPEEILLTVDEGGRRSLGKVEVRGVIGVEGGRLERVYSSPASKDRPIGSGSAPFREGDVEIGLAMMKQDLNALGYWSAEAKITSRDIDDKGNVNLVIDVDQGPLYKIGTPKITSTNGDGSGTIREKSGPYVGRDATTTHISAMRKEVTEAFTGSGYASAKLTMGRSLEGGRFVPEFNLDLGKRVRLREVEVTGLEKTNPNRIKRRLEKLEGEWYDEAAMNKRVSELLGTGAFAAITQDTDEVGEDQIDFTLNIQEGRAKEVTLGFGFGSYEGAIFRAGYADRNLWGQMLSFSSGFEFSSRGVLGETKIVNPWLFGSDYSMATRIYALIYGHEGYSSFETGLDTKFSRKFGDNYLTELLFGYSIINITAEGLARAELGETVYTHPRIALTQTIDFRDNPVLPKNGWHIKMPLQVGAVVGDMSTTYVKGGISGGWYHPLGKIYQLGLGGSMNFIMPSGDSTEVPIDLRLFNGGARSVRSFPERELGPLSADGKYALGGEASWVVNAEVSRPVAGPLSAVAFMDAGALGREFSELASAEVEVALGLGVRLDLPIGPVRFEYGYNMTRDKDEPAGAFHFAIGVAF is encoded by the coding sequence ATGAAGCCGCTTTCCGTCATATCGCTCTGCCTGGTCTGCCTCTCCGCCATCGCCGCGGCGAAGACGAAGGTGACCATCCGCGGCGCGGAGTCGAAAAGCGAAGGCGAGCTGCTGTTCCTCATCGGCGGCAGGCTGACCCATGTGGAGAATGACACCGCATCCGCCTCCCGCGCGGATGACGCCGCTTTCCTGCTCACCCAGGTGATGCGGAAGGATGGCTATGCCGATGTGAGGGTGACTCCGAGCGTGGTCGGGCCGGAGGAGATCCTTCTGACGGTGGATGAAGGTGGTCGCCGTTCCCTGGGGAAGGTGGAGGTCCGCGGGGTGATCGGTGTCGAGGGTGGCCGTCTGGAGAGGGTCTATTCCAGTCCCGCGTCGAAGGATCGGCCCATCGGTTCCGGCTCCGCACCGTTCCGGGAAGGGGATGTGGAGATCGGCCTGGCGATGATGAAGCAGGATCTCAACGCGCTGGGCTACTGGAGCGCGGAAGCGAAGATCACCAGCCGGGATATTGATGACAAAGGAAACGTGAACCTCGTCATCGATGTGGACCAGGGGCCGTTGTACAAGATCGGCACGCCGAAGATCACCAGCACGAACGGTGATGGCAGCGGCACCATCCGGGAGAAATCCGGCCCCTACGTCGGCAGGGATGCCACCACCACCCACATCAGCGCCATGCGCAAGGAGGTGACGGAGGCTTTCACCGGCAGTGGTTACGCCAGTGCGAAGCTGACCATGGGCCGCAGCCTGGAGGGGGGGCGCTTCGTTCCCGAGTTCAACCTCGACCTCGGAAAAAGGGTGCGCCTGCGCGAAGTGGAGGTCACCGGTCTGGAAAAGACCAACCCGAACCGCATCAAGCGCCGCCTGGAGAAGCTGGAAGGTGAGTGGTATGACGAGGCGGCGATGAACAAGCGCGTGAGCGAGCTGCTCGGCACCGGAGCGTTCGCCGCCATCACCCAGGACACGGACGAGGTGGGGGAGGATCAGATCGACTTCACCTTGAACATACAGGAAGGGCGGGCGAAGGAAGTGACGCTGGGCTTCGGCTTCGGCTCCTATGAAGGCGCGATCTTCCGCGCTGGCTACGCCGACAGGAACCTGTGGGGGCAGATGCTCAGCTTCAGCAGCGGCTTCGAATTCAGTTCGCGCGGTGTGCTTGGCGAAACGAAGATCGTGAACCCGTGGCTTTTCGGATCGGACTACTCCATGGCGACGAGGATCTATGCCCTCATCTACGGGCATGAAGGGTATTCCTCCTTTGAGACGGGGCTTGATACGAAGTTCAGCCGCAAGTTCGGCGACAACTACCTCACGGAACTGCTGTTCGGTTACTCCATCATCAACATCACCGCGGAAGGCCTCGCCCGGGCGGAACTGGGGGAGACGGTCTATACCCACCCGCGCATCGCGCTGACACAGACCATCGATTTCCGGGACAACCCCGTGCTGCCGAAGAACGGCTGGCACATCAAGATGCCGCTGCAGGTCGGCGCGGTGGTCGGCGACATGAGCACCACCTATGTGAAGGGCGGCATCTCCGGCGGCTGGTATCACCCTCTTGGAAAGATCTATCAGCTCGGCCTGGGAGGCAGCATGAACTTCATCATGCCCTCCGGTGACAGCACGGAGGTGCCCATCGACCTCCGCCTGTTCAACGGCGGCGCGCGCAGCGTCCGGAGCTTCCCGGAGCGGGAACTCGGCCCGCTGTCTGCGGATGGGAAATATGCGCTCGGCGGTGAGGCGTCATGGGTGGTGAACGCGGAGGTTTCCAGGCCGGTGGCCGGTCCGCTGAGCGCGGTTGCCTTCATGGATGCCGGTGCCCTCGGGCGGGAGTTTTCGGAACTGGCCTCCGCGGAGGTCGAGGTGGCGCTCGGTCTTGGGGTGCGGCTGGACCTGCCCATCGGTCCGGTGCGGTTCGAATACGGCTATAACATGACCCGGGACAAGGACGAGCCCGCCGGTGCCTTCCACTTCGCCATCGGCGTGGCGTTCTGA
- the pdeM gene encoding ligase-associated DNA damage response endonuclease PdeM, whose product MLLTPEIQLLPEGAAFLPRTSSLVVADVHLGKSATFRARGLPVPEGDTELDLTRIRNLVHETHARRLVIAGDLFHAPAGVTADLAELLGTFIGTLGIPLVLIRGNHDAKLKRLPAGLTASSHLDDGDIRIIHDPKDASPDHLNIAGHLHPVARIPDGRRTSLRLPCFLFRERTLVLPSFGSFTGGSIVHPEPGDRIFIPLRGQVIELPDTLR is encoded by the coding sequence ATGCTTCTGACTCCGGAAATCCAGCTCCTGCCGGAAGGCGCGGCCTTTCTCCCGCGGACCTCGTCGCTGGTTGTCGCGGACGTCCATCTGGGAAAGTCCGCCACCTTCCGCGCGCGCGGCCTTCCCGTTCCGGAAGGGGACACCGAACTGGATCTGACGCGCATCCGCAACCTCGTCCATGAAACGCATGCGCGTCGCCTAGTCATCGCCGGAGATCTCTTCCACGCCCCTGCCGGTGTCACAGCCGACCTCGCGGAGTTGCTCGGGACGTTCATCGGCACGCTCGGCATCCCGTTGGTCCTCATCCGTGGCAACCATGATGCGAAGTTGAAGCGGCTGCCCGCCGGCCTCACGGCTTCCAGCCATCTCGATGACGGGGACATCCGCATCATCCATGATCCGAAGGACGCCTCGCCGGACCATCTGAACATCGCCGGGCATCTGCATCCCGTCGCCCGCATTCCGGATGGCAGGCGCACCTCCCTACGTCTTCCCTGTTTCCTGTTCCGGGAGCGGACGCTGGTCCTGCCCAGCTTCGGTAGCTTCACCGGTGGCTCCATCGTCCATCCGGAGCCGGGGGATCGTATTTTCATCCCGCTGCGGGGGCAGGTGATCGAACTGCCCGATACATTGCGGTGA
- a CDS encoding ligase-associated DNA damage response DEXH box helicase has protein sequence MPASPLQPFFKAKGWKPFPFQKETWAAYQDGKSGLLHAPTGLGKTLAVFLGPLEETLRAGGSANTCQVLWLTPLRALAADTLRALREPLDVLAPHLQAEARTGDTSSAIRARLRNKLPYTLVTTPESLSLMLTHADMREKLSHLKCVIVDEWHELLGTKRGVQAELCLARLRAWFPDLRTWGLSATLGNLQEARDVLIPPGRADAVTVSADLTKKILIRTLIPKEIDRFPWSGHIGTRLGSQVVRTLEKATTTLLFTNTRSQTEIWFQELLALRPDWQGKIAMHHGSLDRAERDFAENGLRDGSLKCVVCTSSLDLGVDFSPVDQVIQVGSPKGIARLLQRAGRSGHQPGKTSEIIGVPANALELVEFTAARDAALARNLESRRPLEKPIDLLVQHLVTCAIGEPFHPDAIRREIQSSHAYRNLTDGEWEWCLGFISNGGKALAVYPRYQKAVLDEEGRYAVTDKRLIQQHRLSIGTISSETGVTIKFANGTALGTVEESFISKIRPGSQLIFAGRRLELVRLVQRTATVKPATGKTKGQIAIWGGAKMPLSTELSHAIALRLKGHGPPAAEIEAVRPILDLQQRWSRLPDDETLLVEHTRSREGEHLFLFPFAGRLVHEGLGALMAYRISRDTGESIQSTQNDYGFSLNSRRGLFLDERSIHGYLTADNLLDDLISCMNTAELARRQFREIARVSGLILQTPPGRPQRSHREIQSSSTLLYEVLDRYDPENLLLEQSRREILEKQLEFTRLHHVIQQLQTRPVHFQETEHLTPMAFPLWADRLQSIHTGPDAVTRLEAMLVELNLAAANEHRTLNVQHRTSK, from the coding sequence ATGCCCGCCAGTCCGCTCCAGCCCTTTTTCAAAGCGAAAGGCTGGAAACCCTTCCCCTTCCAGAAGGAAACATGGGCGGCGTATCAGGACGGGAAATCCGGACTGCTCCATGCGCCCACCGGCCTCGGCAAGACGTTGGCGGTCTTTCTCGGCCCGCTGGAGGAGACGCTGCGTGCCGGTGGATCCGCGAATACCTGCCAGGTGCTGTGGCTCACCCCGCTGCGCGCGCTGGCCGCGGACACCCTGCGCGCGCTGCGGGAGCCGCTGGACGTCCTAGCCCCACACCTGCAGGCGGAGGCGCGCACCGGGGACACCTCGTCCGCCATCCGCGCCCGCCTGCGCAACAAACTGCCCTACACCCTTGTCACCACGCCGGAGTCACTCTCCCTCATGCTCACGCACGCGGACATGCGGGAAAAGCTGTCCCACCTGAAATGCGTGATCGTAGATGAATGGCACGAGTTGCTCGGGACAAAGCGCGGCGTGCAGGCGGAACTCTGCCTCGCCCGTCTGAGGGCGTGGTTCCCCGACCTCCGCACGTGGGGGCTGTCCGCCACTCTCGGCAACCTGCAGGAGGCACGCGATGTCCTCATCCCGCCCGGGCGGGCGGATGCCGTCACTGTTTCCGCGGATCTGACGAAAAAGATCCTCATCCGCACCCTCATCCCAAAGGAGATCGACCGCTTTCCATGGTCCGGCCACATCGGCACCCGGCTCGGTTCCCAGGTGGTGAGGACGCTGGAGAAGGCGACCACCACGCTCCTTTTCACCAACACGCGCTCGCAGACGGAGATCTGGTTCCAGGAGCTGCTCGCGCTGCGGCCGGACTGGCAGGGAAAGATCGCCATGCACCATGGCTCGCTTGACCGGGCGGAGCGCGACTTCGCGGAGAACGGCTTGCGGGATGGCTCGCTGAAGTGCGTGGTCTGCACCTCGTCGCTGGACTTGGGCGTGGACTTCTCCCCCGTGGACCAAGTGATCCAGGTCGGCTCGCCGAAAGGGATCGCCCGCCTGTTGCAGCGTGCGGGGCGTTCCGGCCACCAGCCGGGGAAGACCTCGGAGATCATCGGCGTGCCGGCGAACGCGTTGGAGCTGGTCGAGTTCACCGCCGCGCGCGATGCCGCGCTGGCCCGCAACCTCGAGTCCCGCAGGCCGTTGGAAAAACCGATCGACCTGCTGGTCCAGCACCTGGTCACCTGTGCCATCGGGGAGCCGTTCCATCCGGACGCGATACGGCGGGAGATCCAGTCGTCCCATGCCTACCGCAACCTCACCGACGGGGAATGGGAGTGGTGCCTCGGCTTCATCTCGAACGGTGGCAAGGCGCTCGCGGTCTATCCGCGTTATCAGAAGGCCGTACTGGATGAAGAGGGCCGCTACGCGGTCACCGACAAGCGGCTGATCCAGCAGCACCGCCTTTCCATCGGCACCATTTCCAGCGAGACCGGCGTGACCATCAAGTTCGCCAACGGCACCGCGCTGGGCACCGTGGAGGAGTCCTTCATTTCGAAGATCAGGCCCGGCTCGCAGCTCATCTTCGCGGGCAGGCGGCTGGAGCTGGTGCGGCTGGTCCAGCGGACGGCCACCGTTAAGCCCGCCACGGGCAAGACGAAAGGCCAGATCGCCATCTGGGGCGGGGCGAAGATGCCGCTGTCCACGGAACTGTCCCACGCGATCGCCCTGCGCCTGAAGGGCCACGGCCCGCCCGCTGCGGAGATCGAGGCCGTGCGGCCGATCCTGGATCTCCAGCAACGGTGGTCGCGCCTGCCGGATGATGAAACGCTGCTGGTGGAGCACACGCGCTCACGCGAAGGGGAGCACCTTTTCCTTTTCCCCTTCGCGGGCCGTCTGGTGCATGAGGGGCTGGGCGCGCTCATGGCCTACCGCATCTCGCGGGACACCGGGGAGTCCATCCAGTCCACGCAGAATGACTACGGTTTTTCCCTCAATTCGCGCCGCGGCCTGTTCCTTGATGAACGGTCGATCCACGGCTATCTCACCGCCGACAACCTGCTGGACGACCTTATTTCCTGCATGAACACGGCGGAGCTGGCGCGACGCCAGTTCCGGGAGATCGCGCGCGTGTCCGGCCTCATCCTCCAGACCCCGCCCGGCAGGCCGCAGCGCTCCCACCGCGAGATCCAGTCCAGCTCCACGCTCCTCTACGAAGTGCTCGACCGCTACGATCCGGAGAACCTGCTGCTGGAACAAAGCAGGCGGGAGATCCTGGAAAAGCAGCTCGAGTTCACGCGACTCCATCACGTCATCCAGCAACTCCAGACCCGTCCGGTGCACTTTCAGGAAACCGAACACCTCACCCCGATGGCCTTCCCGCTGTGGGCGGACCGCCTCCAGTCCATCCACACCGGACCGGACGCGGTTACGAGGCTGGAGGCCATGCTGGTTGAGCTCAATCTGGCAGCGGCCAATGAACATCGAACATTGAACGTCCAACATCGAACATCGAAGTGA
- a CDS encoding aldo/keto reductase, which yields MDLTTTAYGTWSGGRFMHYGETLSEERYVQAMRTAYEAGIRTFVTSDVYGNGRADSLLGEALADYPRDSYCLVGMIGHDFYEGQRNGSAGYPRFTNAELRGEDCYAAYLKMATEKSLERCRVGKFDLLMLHNPDEIGYTSEVLWNALRGLKSAGLTDRLGVAPGPANGFTLDLIRCFETFGADIDWVMLILNPLEPWPTSLALPACEKYGVKVLTRVADYGGVFHGDLKPGHEFKPGDHRAYRPKGWVEHGLEKAQRMSPVAEKYKLTPIQFATVWNLSLPMVESVVPTFFQEPVEGAKDIDDQIREFGATPDVRFTAEEVEQIRTIGDNTGCMMLKGASKRHEKSERADEWPMRGDLVEVAERYALGTEW from the coding sequence ATGGACCTCACGACCACAGCATACGGCACCTGGAGCGGCGGACGCTTCATGCACTACGGTGAGACACTTTCCGAGGAACGCTACGTCCAGGCGATGCGCACCGCCTATGAAGCGGGCATCCGCACCTTCGTCACCTCCGACGTCTATGGCAACGGCCGCGCGGACTCCCTGCTGGGTGAGGCACTCGCGGACTACCCGCGGGACAGCTACTGCCTGGTCGGCATGATCGGCCATGATTTTTATGAGGGCCAGCGCAACGGCTCCGCGGGCTACCCCCGTTTCACGAATGCGGAACTGCGCGGCGAGGACTGTTACGCGGCCTATCTGAAGATGGCTACGGAGAAATCCCTCGAGCGCTGCCGTGTGGGAAAGTTCGATCTGCTCATGCTCCACAATCCCGACGAGATCGGCTACACCAGCGAAGTCCTGTGGAATGCCCTGCGCGGACTGAAATCCGCCGGCCTCACCGACCGCCTGGGCGTCGCCCCGGGACCGGCGAACGGTTTCACGCTCGACCTCATCCGCTGCTTCGAGACCTTCGGCGCGGACATCGACTGGGTCATGCTCATCCTCAATCCCCTGGAACCATGGCCGACCTCGCTGGCACTGCCCGCCTGTGAAAAATACGGCGTGAAAGTGCTGACCCGCGTCGCGGACTACGGCGGCGTCTTCCACGGCGACCTCAAGCCAGGCCATGAGTTCAAGCCCGGCGACCACCGCGCCTACCGCCCGAAAGGCTGGGTCGAGCACGGTCTGGAAAAGGCCCAGCGCATGTCCCCGGTGGCGGAAAAGTACAAGCTCACGCCCATCCAGTTCGCCACCGTCTGGAACCTCAGCCTGCCGATGGTCGAAAGCGTGGTCCCCACCTTCTTTCAGGAACCGGTGGAAGGCGCGAAGGACATCGACGACCAGATCCGCGAATTCGGAGCCACTCCGGACGTCCGCTTCACCGCGGAAGAGGTCGAGCAGATCCGCACCATCGGCGACAACACCGGTTGCATGATGCTCAAGGGCGCCAGCAAACGCCACGAAAAGAGCGAACGCGCCGACGAATGGCCGATGCGCGGTGACCTCGTTGAGGTCGCCGAGCGTTACGCCCTCGGAACGGAGTGGTGA
- the pheA gene encoding prephenate dehydratase, producing MNLDDIRIQIDKVDRQLLDLLSERADLVHEVGVVKKRDGLQIYAPEREESLLRKLVEMNKGRLPEKSIRAIYREIMSAALALEDDLKIAYLGPEGTWTHQAAIKKFGHSVGYAPQPNFSDVFDQVARRQANYGVVPIENSTEGAVSTTLDLFVDSPLFICAQILLRIENGLMASIPREEIKTLYSHPQVFGQCRSWILKNFPDADLVEVSSTTKAAQLARDNASQGAAALGGPLAAEMYGLTLLESAIQDRATNTTRFLVIGEKPCPPTGNDRTSILFAVRHQPGSLVKALQAFEHFEINMSKIESRPSKQKDWEYIFYVDLSGHHQDAKVAEALEELGKHCSLVKLLGSYPDTTE from the coding sequence GTGAATCTCGACGACATCCGAATCCAGATCGACAAGGTCGATCGCCAGCTCCTCGACCTGCTCTCCGAACGCGCCGATCTCGTCCACGAGGTGGGCGTGGTGAAAAAACGCGACGGCCTCCAGATCTACGCCCCGGAGCGCGAGGAATCCCTGCTCCGCAAGCTGGTCGAAATGAACAAGGGCCGACTGCCGGAGAAGTCCATCCGCGCGATCTACCGGGAGATCATGTCCGCCGCGCTGGCGCTGGAGGATGACCTGAAGATCGCCTATCTGGGGCCGGAAGGCACGTGGACCCACCAGGCCGCGATCAAGAAATTCGGCCACTCCGTCGGCTACGCGCCGCAGCCGAATTTCTCCGACGTCTTCGACCAGGTGGCCCGCCGCCAGGCGAACTATGGCGTCGTGCCGATCGAGAACTCAACGGAGGGCGCTGTGTCCACCACGCTCGATCTGTTCGTGGACTCCCCTCTTTTCATCTGCGCGCAGATCCTCCTGCGCATCGAGAACGGGCTGATGGCCTCCATCCCGCGAGAGGAAATCAAGACGCTCTACTCCCACCCGCAGGTGTTCGGCCAGTGCCGCTCCTGGATCCTGAAGAATTTCCCCGACGCGGATCTGGTCGAAGTTTCCTCCACCACGAAGGCAGCGCAGCTCGCCCGGGACAATGCCTCCCAGGGCGCGGCCGCGCTCGGTGGCCCGCTGGCTGCGGAAATGTACGGCCTCACCCTGCTGGAGAGCGCCATCCAGGACCGCGCCACGAACACGACGCGCTTCCTTGTCATCGGTGAAAAGCCCTGCCCGCCCACCGGCAACGACCGCACCTCCATCCTCTTCGCCGTGCGCCACCAGCCCGGCTCACTGGTGAAGGCCCTGCAGGCATTCGAGCACTTCGAGATCAACATGTCGAAGATCGAGTCCCGCCCGTCCAAGCAGAAGGACTGGGAATACATCTTCTACGTCGATCTTTCCGGCCACCACCAGGACGCCAAGGTCGCCGAGGCGCTGGAGGAACTGGGCAAGCATTGCTCGCTGGTGAAGCTGTTGGGGTCTTATCCGGATACTACGGAGTGA
- the scpB gene encoding SMC-Scp complex subunit ScpB encodes MQLSAIVEALLLASQNPLTSDEIARLVRARVAEAEDVRAREMEEGKAPADLPEWLTGLSATSSEQIAAAIGTINAAYEEGGRAFTVLERPKGWKLYTKVEYGDFVRQLFPGRKPERLSGPAMETLAIIAYRQPITKAAIEAVRGVACDGMIQKLLDRDLIRIGGRAELPGRPLLYETTDLFFEHFGIRTIDDLPNASELRKVKLPEPGDATPKPTEDAEQQLALSATGAAPSAAAGSAADES; translated from the coding sequence ATGCAGCTCAGCGCGATCGTCGAAGCACTCCTCCTCGCCTCCCAGAACCCGCTCACATCCGACGAGATCGCCCGTCTGGTGCGTGCCCGCGTGGCCGAGGCGGAGGATGTGAGGGCCCGGGAAATGGAGGAAGGCAAGGCCCCGGCGGACCTGCCGGAATGGCTGACCGGCCTGTCCGCCACCTCTTCGGAGCAGATCGCGGCGGCCATCGGCACCATCAATGCGGCGTATGAGGAAGGCGGGCGCGCCTTCACCGTGCTGGAGCGGCCCAAGGGCTGGAAACTCTACACGAAGGTGGAATACGGCGACTTTGTCCGGCAGCTTTTCCCCGGCCGGAAGCCGGAACGCCTCAGCGGCCCGGCGATGGAAACGCTGGCCATCATCGCCTACCGCCAGCCGATCACCAAGGCCGCCATCGAGGCGGTCCGCGGCGTGGCCTGCGACGGGATGATCCAGAAGCTGCTGGACCGCGACCTGATCCGCATCGGCGGACGGGCGGAGTTGCCGGGACGCCCCCTGCTCTACGAGACGACGGACCTTTTCTTCGAACACTTCGGCATCCGCACCATCGACGACCTGCCGAACGCCTCCGAGCTGCGGAAGGTGAAACTGCCGGAACCGGGGGATGCCACCCCGAAACCCACGGAAGACGCGGAACAGCAGCTTGCCCTGAGCGCCACCGGTGCCGCACCATCCGCCGCCGCAGGCAGCGCCGCGGACGAATCCTGA
- the rpmG gene encoding 50S ribosomal protein L33 has product MPRDIIILECTEAKAEGVPTSRYVTTRNKKSLRTPGRLEKVKFNHFLKRRTLHRELR; this is encoded by the coding sequence ATGCCACGCGATATCATCATCCTTGAATGCACCGAAGCGAAAGCGGAAGGTGTCCCGACGTCACGTTACGTCACCACGCGCAACAAGAAGAGCCTGCGCACTCCGGGCCGTCTGGAAAAAGTGAAGTTCAATCACTTCCTGAAGCGCCGCACCCTTCACCGCGAACTCCGCTAA
- the rpsR gene encoding 30S ribosomal protein S18, with the protein MMPRRRHDIPAVQVVATNPDLLTKFTTETGKILPRRVTGVSAKLHRKITRAIKQSRAINLLP; encoded by the coding sequence ATGATGCCGCGTCGCCGGCATGACATCCCTGCGGTCCAAGTTGTGGCCACCAACCCGGATCTCCTCACCAAGTTCACGACCGAAACCGGCAAGATCCTGCCGCGCCGTGTGACCGGTGTTTCCGCGAAGCTTCACCGCAAGATCACCCGCGCGATCAAACAGTCCCGCGCGATCAACCTTCTTCCTTAA
- a CDS encoding GTP cyclohydrolase I FolE2, producing the protein MSELTDTQNEIDDRLIPIDRVGIKGLRFPVEVREQDGGTQRTVATAALTVDLPAHLKGTHMSRFVEALHEHGSLLDVATVEKLPRNLLDRLFARRAHVEFQFPFFISKVAPVTGKPGLVDYEVKFTVEVDVDNGCDFILTVIVPVATLCPCSKAISERGAHNQRGTITYSVRSSAPLAIEELIRIAEESASCELYSMLKRPDEKAVTERAYDNPVFVEDVVRNVAKFSNARPEITWYRIEVENFESIHNHSAYAVIEKQVR; encoded by the coding sequence ATGTCGGAACTGACTGACACCCAGAATGAAATCGATGACCGGTTGATCCCCATCGACCGTGTTGGAATCAAGGGCCTGCGCTTCCCGGTGGAGGTCCGGGAACAGGACGGCGGCACCCAGCGCACCGTGGCCACCGCCGCGCTGACCGTGGACCTGCCCGCCCACCTGAAGGGCACCCACATGAGCCGCTTCGTGGAGGCGCTCCATGAACACGGTAGCCTCCTGGATGTGGCCACCGTGGAGAAGCTCCCGCGCAACCTGCTGGACCGCCTTTTCGCCCGGCGCGCGCATGTCGAGTTCCAGTTCCCGTTCTTCATCTCAAAGGTGGCCCCGGTCACCGGCAAGCCCGGCCTGGTGGACTACGAGGTGAAATTCACCGTCGAGGTGGACGTGGACAACGGCTGCGACTTCATCCTTACCGTCATCGTTCCCGTCGCCACCCTCTGCCCGTGCTCGAAGGCCATCAGCGAGCGCGGCGCGCACAACCAGCGCGGCACCATCACCTATTCCGTCCGTTCCTCCGCGCCGCTGGCCATCGAGGAACTCATCCGCATCGCCGAGGAATCCGCGAGCTGTGAACTCTACAGCATGCTGAAGCGCCCGGACGAAAAGGCCGTCACCGAACGCGCCTATGACAATCCGGTTTTCGTCGAGGACGTCGTGCGGAATGTGGCGAAGTTTTCCAACGCCCGCCCGGAGATCACCTGGTACCGCATCGAGGTGGAGAACTTCGAGTCGATCCACAATCACAGCGCCTACGCAGTGATCGAGAAGCAGGTCCGCTGA
- the gap gene encoding type I glyceraldehyde-3-phosphate dehydrogenase, whose translation MPTTIAINGFGRIGRLVFRALVEQGHLGTTFNVVAVGDIVPADNLAYLLKYDSTQGKFAGTVSSKKSKPELEEDDVLVVDGHEIKVVSARTPDGLPWKELGVEVVIESTGLFTEADKAKGHIAAGAKKVIISAPAKGEDGTFVVGVNDDQYDPSKHHIISNASCTTNCLAPLVHVLLKEGFGIKEGLMTTVHSYTATQKTVDGPSKKDWKGGRSAAINIIPSTTGAAKAVALVCPEVAGKLTGMAFRVPTPTVSAVDLTVKTEKETSLAEIKAALKKASETYLKGILAYTEDEVVSTDFIHDKSSSIFDAGSSIELNSTFFKLVSWYDNEWGYSNRVIDLLTDVVKKGI comes from the coding sequence ATGCCAACTACCATTGCCATCAACGGATTCGGCCGCATCGGACGCCTCGTCTTCCGTGCCCTCGTCGAACAAGGTCACCTCGGAACCACCTTCAACGTCGTCGCCGTCGGTGACATCGTTCCGGCCGACAACCTCGCTTACCTGCTCAAGTATGACTCCACGCAGGGCAAGTTCGCAGGCACCGTTTCCTCGAAGAAGTCCAAGCCTGAGCTGGAAGAGGACGACGTTCTCGTTGTGGACGGCCATGAGATCAAGGTCGTGAGCGCCCGCACCCCGGATGGCCTTCCCTGGAAGGAACTCGGCGTCGAAGTCGTCATCGAGTCCACCGGCCTCTTCACCGAAGCAGACAAGGCCAAGGGCCACATCGCCGCTGGTGCGAAGAAGGTCATCATCTCCGCTCCTGCGAAGGGCGAGGACGGCACCTTCGTCGTCGGCGTCAACGACGACCAATACGATCCGTCGAAGCACCACATCATCTCCAACGCGAGCTGCACCACCAACTGCCTTGCTCCCCTCGTGCACGTCCTCCTCAAGGAAGGTTTCGGCATCAAGGAAGGTCTGATGACCACCGTCCACTCCTACACCGCGACCCAGAAGACGGTCGATGGTCCTTCCAAGAAGGACTGGAAGGGTGGCCGCAGCGCTGCAATCAACATCATCCCGTCCACCACCGGTGCCGCGAAGGCTGTCGCCCTCGTCTGCCCTGAAGTGGCTGGCAAGCTCACCGGCATGGCCTTCCGTGTGCCGACCCCGACCGTGTCGGCCGTCGACCTCACCGTGAAGACCGAAAAGGAAACCTCCCTCGCGGAGATCAAGGCGGCCCTCAAGAAGGCTTCCGAGACCTACCTCAAGGGCATCCTCGCCTACACCGAGGACGAAGTGGTTTCCACCGACTTCATCCACGACAAGAGCTCCTCGATCTTCGACGCCGGCTCCTCCATCGAGCTGAACTCCACGTTCTTCAAGCTCGTCAGCTGGTATGACAACGAGTGGGGCTACTCCAACCGCGTCATCGACCTCCTCACGGATGTCGTGAAGAAGGGCATCTGA